Proteins from one Ochotona princeps isolate mOchPri1 unplaced genomic scaffold, mOchPri1.hap1 HAP1_SCAFFOLD_148, whole genome shotgun sequence genomic window:
- the LOC101518917 gene encoding PHD and RING finger domain-containing protein 1 isoform X2: MDDDAHDELVSRSPGPDGRSAGIPVELPGDTGFEESEDDADALMAQAEVQGALPGAGVFTSDDEAESCPICLNAFRDQAVGTPESCAHYFCLDCIVEWAKNANSCPVDRTTFKCICIRAQFGGRILKKIPVADPGAQEDEEDPTFCEVCGRSDREDRLLLCDGCDSGYHMECLEPPLQEVPVDEWFCPECAAPGAAQAADASGVSEEEVSMLLADVVPTTSRLRPRTGRTRAIARTRQSERVRATVNRNRISTASRVQHVPRHLVSSLLEETIEAVARGLSTAVYQRPLTPRAPAKRKRPTGRRKKVPARRKTQSRASGKSRGKKRQHRGKKRGGKTPKRNIAPRSRIARTLGLRRPARGSCTPGLHRPLEPSLGLMRADIGAAPLSVFGDPYELDPFDSGDELPVSPPSPLSAKRRALSRSALRSHQPVARPVSLGSSRRPLPLGPAEPAAEHAPTPDLVGSILSGQSLLMLNSSDVLIHRDGSLSARSTAPVSLQRNPASPFRPEEVARPYSNLQPRAPLPGAPAGHLSGSRPQSLGVSGPGQPALPRNPLHTGPPGRPGSSAVLGSGLGSKPSGGSRKSTLALGLGIPKPSHSPGSTALGRTSIAQLPRIPKIRQDGGTHSQDVAPARGQGSQLPSACISRLTGKEGPGQPGQGARREGEPSNRGPQEPSSHPGSSRAPAPSSHCSLPPLGPSRGKGVGSTFESFRVNIPGNTAPTGRLASPGFCNTFRPVDSKVQRKENSSPLFSIKKTKQLKSEIYDPFEPTGSDSSPPSSSPESLGSGLLPSEITRTISVRSPKAPPLQAVRCVTSYTVEGIFEAEASRGPCPSTLQLRAQGAKEEGRPMGSLTSPAPEPWDEDTFFSSEERMVTRVTILEPDGPPSPDMPQETTHRVVELQSSSRSVSRSRSRSSSRSRRKAKKKRVVREHRRTRSRTHSGSRDRSEHSTSPAATDSPPRRRRAKARSRRSSSERSSSHERTRKKKAKGKDRRRDGRGQRRTRSRSGSPHSSSYEHRDSRRKKRRRSESRSRSGDYSPASSLERGRRHKRQRERSRERPDRRDSSARPRERRKQRSRSPSSEHRVREPQPQSSQEKRPLAPEKVAMTEATTAPPPLGEPPAGLPAPAGTTSPGAMDCRAVVQEPPALSVSAEVPADDLDYGDSVEAGHVFEDFCSDAIITQLDDMSSPPSPESTDSSPERDFLPKPAPAPATWPLGTSLPTASTQGEVSLTHREGTSQLPLPAQGAPEQRTLGQDPLGMVSVDKGADSVASGKAHEVPGPEQAWQAPLLRSRALVKRVTWNLQEPAGSAAADRASRAPLHRPQRSREGAWDTENVTPAAATLAPLPELPPPSHALPEPVFLGADPSQVYSPYVPPALAPPANLPPYVPASQPTVQLVLQGSLPLAGCGLAQSLAPVPTALATATEPGSQATNSEERMATPKPGLEKTKKEEYMKKLHMQERAVEEVKLAIKPFYQRREVSKDEYKDILRKAVQKICHSKSGEINPVKVANLVKAYVDKYRHMRKHKKAEASAEPPAQGTEA; the protein is encoded by the exons ATGGATGACGATGCCCACGATGAGCTTGTGAGCCGGAGCCCGGGGCCAGATGGACGCTCAGCAGGCATCcccgtggagctgccaggagacaCTG GTTTCGAAGAGTCTGAAGATGATGCGGATGCGCTCATGGCACAGGCCGAGGTGCAGGGGGCACTGCCCGGTGCTGGAGTGTTCACTTCAGACGACGAGGCCGAGAGCTGCCCCATCTGTCTCAATGCCTTCAGAGACCAGGCCGTGGGCACGCCTGAGAGCTGTGCCCACTACTTCTGCCTGGACTGCATCGTTGAGTGGGCCAAG AATGCCAACTCTTGTCCTGTGGATCGTACGACATTCAAGTGTATCTGCATCCGAGCGCAGTTTGGTGGCAGAATCTTGAAGAAG ATTCCTGTGGCTGACCCAGGTGCCCAGGAGGATGAAGAGGATCCGACCTTCTGTGAGGTGTGCGGCAGGAGTGACCGTGAGGACAGGCTGCTGCTGTGTGATGGCTGCGACTCTGG GTACCACATGGAGTGCCTGGAGCCGCCTCTGCAGGAGGTGCCGGTGGATGAATGGTTCTGCCCGGAGTGTGCTGCCCCTGGCGCAGCCCAAGCCGCTG ATGCCAGTGGCGTGAGTGAAGAAGAGGTCTCCATGCTCCTGGCCGACGTGGTGCCTACCACCAGCAGGCTGCGGCCTCGGACTGGCAGGACCCGTGCCATTGCCAGAACACGCCAAAGCGAGCGAGTGAGAGCCACTGTGAACCGGAACCGCATCTCCACGGCCAGCAGGGTCCAG CACGTGCCAAGGCATCTCGTGTCGTCTCTGCTGGAGGAGACCATCGAGGCGGTGGCTCGGGGTCTGAGCACCGCCGTGTACCAGCGCCCCCTGACACCGCGAGCCCCTGCCAAACGGAAGCGGCCAACAG GAAGACGGAAGAAGGTGCCGGCTAGACGCAAGACCCAGTCCCGGGCATCAGGGAAGAGCAGGGGCAAGAAGCGCCAGCATCGCGGGAagaagagaggaggcaagacccCCAAG AGGAACATTGCCCCGCGCTCCCGGATCGCCCGGACGCTGGGCCTGCGCAGGCCAGCTCGAGGCAGCTGCACACCGGGGCTACACCGGCCTCTGGAGCCCTCATTGGGTCTGATGCGAGCGGACATCGGAGCGGCCCCCCTTTCTGTGTTTGGGGACCCCTACGAGCTGGACCCCTTCGACAG TGGCGACGAGCTGCCTGTAAGTCCCCCCTCACCTCTGAGTGCCAAGCGGAGGGCTCTGTCACGCTCTGCCCTGCGGTCACACCAGCCTGTGGCCAGGCCTGTGTCTCTGGGCTCCTccag GAGGCCTCTCCCTTTGGGGCCAGCAGAGCCAGCGGCGGAGCACGCACCCACCCCCGACCTCGTGGGCAGCATCCTGTCGGGCCAGAGCTTGCTGATGCTCAACAGCTCGGACGTCCTCATCCACCGCGATGGCTCGCTCAGTGCCAGGAGCACAG CCCCAGTGTCCTTGCAGCGGAACCCGGCCAGTCCATTCAGGCCAGAGGAAGTGGCCAGGCCTTATAGCAACCTGCAACCCAGAGCACCCCTGCCAGGGGCCCCAGCTGGCCACCTCTCAGGAAGCAGGCCACAGAGCCTAGGGGTGAGCGGTCCAGGCCAGCCGGCCCTGCCCCGCAACCCACTCCACACGGGGCCTCCTGGGAGGCCGGGCTCATCTGCCGTCCTTGGGTCAGGGCTGGGCTCGAAGCCGTCTGGCGGCTCCCGCAAATCCACATTGGCCCTAGGGCTGGGGATCCCAAAGCCCTCCCACAGCCCTGGCAGCACTGCCCTGGGGAGAACCAGCATTGCACAACTACCCAGGATCCCAAAGATCAGACAGGATGGTGGCACACACAGCCAAGACGTTGCCCCGGCCCGAGGGCAGGGCAGTCAGCTCCCTAGTGCCTGCATCAGCCGGCTGACAGGCAAGGAGggccctgggcagccagggcagggtgcccGGAGGGAAGGGGAGCCCAGCAACAGGGGCCCCCAGGAGCCTAGCTCCCACCCAGGGAGCTCCCgggccccagcccccagctcccactGCAGCCTGCCCCCACTGGGGCCCTCAAGGGGGAAGGGTGTCGGCTCCACCTTCGAGAGCTTCAGGGTCAACATCCCTGGGAACACGGCTCCCACCGGCCGCCTGGCCAGCCCCGGCTTCTGTAACACGTTCCGGCCCGTAGACAGCAAggtgcagaggaaggagaattCCTCCCCACTCTTCTCCATCAAGAAGACCAAGCAGCTCAAGAGCGAAATCTACGACCCCTTTGAGCCCACGGGCTCCGACTCAAGCCCCCCCAGCAGCAGCCCCGAGAGCCTGGGTTCCGGGCTGCTGCCCTCAGAGATCACACGCACCATCTCCGTGCGCAGCCCCAAGGCACCCCCACTGCAGGCCGTGCGCTGTGTCACCTCCTACACGGTTGAGGGCATCTTTGAGGCTGAGGCCTCCCGTgggccctgccccagcacacTCCAGCTCAGGGCCCAGGGAGCCAAGGAGGAGGGGAGGCCCATGGGGAGCCTGACCTCCCCGGCCCCGGAGCCCTGGGACGAGGACACCTTCTTCAGCTCTGAGGAGCGAATGGTGACCCGTGTGACCATCCTGGAGCCAGATGGCCCACCCAGCCCTGACATGCCACAGGAGACCACCCACCGGGTGGTGGAGCTGCAGTCTTCGTCCCGCTCAGTATCGCGGTCACGGTCCCGGTCCAGCTCCCGCAGCAGGAGGAAGGCCAAAAAGAAGCGGGTGGTCAGGGAGCACCGGAGGACGCGTTCCAGGACCCACTCAGGCTCTCGAGACAGGAGTGAACACTCCACTTCGCCAGCAGCCACTGACAGCCCCCCCAGGAGGCGCCGcgccaaggccaggagccggaGGTCTTCCAGCGAGCGCTCCAGCAGCCACGAGAGGACCAGGAAGAAGAAGGCCAAAGGCAAGGATCGCAGGAGGGATGGCCGGGGCCAGAGGCGGACCCGGTCACGCTCGGGGAGCCCCCATAGCTCCTCATATGAGCACCGTGACAGCCGCAGGAAGAAGCGGCGGCGGTCAGAATCCAGGTCCCGGAGTGGGGACTACTCccctgccagcagcctggagagGGGCCGCAGGCACAAGCGCCAGCGGGAGCGGAGCCGGGAGAGGCCCGACAGGAGGGACAGCAGTGCCCGGCCTCGGGAGCGGAGGAAGCAGAGGTCACGCTCCCCGAGCTCAGAGCACCGGGTGCGGGAGCCTCAGCCGCAGAGTTCCCAGGAGAAGCGGCCCCTGGCCCCTGAGAAGGTGGCCATGACAGAAGCCACAACAGCACCTCCACCCCTGGGGGAGCCCCCAGCtggcctgccagcaccagcaggtACCACCTCCCCGGGGGCTATGGACTGCAGGGCGGTCGTGCAGGAGCCCCCTGCACTGAGCGTGTCGGCCGAGGTCCCAGCTGACGACCTGGACTACGGGGACTCGGTGGAGGCAGGCCACGTCTTCGAGGACTTCTGCAGCGACGCCATCATCACCCAGCTGGACGACATGAGCTCACCACCCTCTCCCGAGAGCACGGACTCCTCCCCAGAGCGAGATTTCCTCCCAAAGCCCGCACCAGCCCCAGCCACCTGGCCACTTGGCACTAGCCTGCCCACAGCCAGCACCCAGGGTGAGGTGTCACTGACTCACAGGGAGGGAACCTCGCAgctcccactcccagcccagggcGCCCCCGAACAGCGCACACTTGGACAGGACCCCCTTGGCATGGTGTCTGTGGACAAGGGGGCTGACTCGGTAGCAAGTGGGAAGGCTCACGAGGTGCCTGGGCCCGAGCAGGCCTGGCAGGCGCCCCTGCTGCGCTCCCGGGCCCTGGTGAAGCGGGTCACCTGGAACCTGCAGGAGCCGGCAGGCAGCGCTGCAGCCGACAGGGCCTCCA GGGCCCCACTTCACAGGCCCCAGAGGTCCCGAGAGGGAGCCTGGGACACGGAGAACGTCACTCCTGCTGCAGCAACCTTGGCACCACTTCCTGAGCTGCCTCCGCCCAGCCATGCTCTTCCGGAACCTGTGTTCCTGGGTGCAGACCCCTCTCAG GTTTACAGTCCCTAtgtgcctccagccctggctccaccTGCCAACCTCCCCCCATacgtgccagccagccagcctacAGTCCAGTTGGTCCTGCAGGGGAGCCTTCCACTGGCAGGCTGCGGGTTGGCACAGAGCCTAGCTCCAGTGCCCACTGCCTTGGCCACAGCCACAGAACCAGGCAGCCAAGCCACCAACTCAGAGGAGAGGATGGCCACGCCCAAGCCAGGCCTGGAAAAGACCAAGAAGGAAGAG TACATGAAGAAGCTGCACATGCAGGAGCGGGCAGTGGAGGAGGTAAAGCTGGCCATCAAGCCCTTCTACCAAAGGAGGGAGGTGAGCAAAGATGAGTACAAGGACATCCTGCGGAAGGCTGTGCAGAAG ATCTGCCACAGCAAGAGCGGCGAGATCAATCCTGTGAAGGTGGCCAACCTGGTGAAGGCGTACGTGGACAAGTACCGGCACATGCGCAAGCACAAGAAGGCAGAGGCCAGCGCTGAGCCACCTGCACAGGGCACCGAAGCCTGA
- the LOC101518917 gene encoding PHD and RING finger domain-containing protein 1 isoform X1: MDDDAHDELVSRSPGPDGRSAGIPVELPGDTEGSSEDSEEDSGSDHEDTSGREDGDQYGFEESEDDADALMAQAEVQGALPGAGVFTSDDEAESCPICLNAFRDQAVGTPESCAHYFCLDCIVEWAKNANSCPVDRTTFKCICIRAQFGGRILKKIPVADPGAQEDEEDPTFCEVCGRSDREDRLLLCDGCDSGYHMECLEPPLQEVPVDEWFCPECAAPGAAQAADASGVSEEEVSMLLADVVPTTSRLRPRTGRTRAIARTRQSERVRATVNRNRISTASRVQHVPRHLVSSLLEETIEAVARGLSTAVYQRPLTPRAPAKRKRPTGRRKKVPARRKTQSRASGKSRGKKRQHRGKKRGGKTPKRNIAPRSRIARTLGLRRPARGSCTPGLHRPLEPSLGLMRADIGAAPLSVFGDPYELDPFDSGDELPVSPPSPLSAKRRALSRSALRSHQPVARPVSLGSSRRPLPLGPAEPAAEHAPTPDLVGSILSGQSLLMLNSSDVLIHRDGSLSARSTAPVSLQRNPASPFRPEEVARPYSNLQPRAPLPGAPAGHLSGSRPQSLGVSGPGQPALPRNPLHTGPPGRPGSSAVLGSGLGSKPSGGSRKSTLALGLGIPKPSHSPGSTALGRTSIAQLPRIPKIRQDGGTHSQDVAPARGQGSQLPSACISRLTGKEGPGQPGQGARREGEPSNRGPQEPSSHPGSSRAPAPSSHCSLPPLGPSRGKGVGSTFESFRVNIPGNTAPTGRLASPGFCNTFRPVDSKVQRKENSSPLFSIKKTKQLKSEIYDPFEPTGSDSSPPSSSPESLGSGLLPSEITRTISVRSPKAPPLQAVRCVTSYTVEGIFEAEASRGPCPSTLQLRAQGAKEEGRPMGSLTSPAPEPWDEDTFFSSEERMVTRVTILEPDGPPSPDMPQETTHRVVELQSSSRSVSRSRSRSSSRSRRKAKKKRVVREHRRTRSRTHSGSRDRSEHSTSPAATDSPPRRRRAKARSRRSSSERSSSHERTRKKKAKGKDRRRDGRGQRRTRSRSGSPHSSSYEHRDSRRKKRRRSESRSRSGDYSPASSLERGRRHKRQRERSRERPDRRDSSARPRERRKQRSRSPSSEHRVREPQPQSSQEKRPLAPEKVAMTEATTAPPPLGEPPAGLPAPAGTTSPGAMDCRAVVQEPPALSVSAEVPADDLDYGDSVEAGHVFEDFCSDAIITQLDDMSSPPSPESTDSSPERDFLPKPAPAPATWPLGTSLPTASTQGEVSLTHREGTSQLPLPAQGAPEQRTLGQDPLGMVSVDKGADSVASGKAHEVPGPEQAWQAPLLRSRALVKRVTWNLQEPAGSAAADRASRAPLHRPQRSREGAWDTENVTPAAATLAPLPELPPPSHALPEPVFLGADPSQVYSPYVPPALAPPANLPPYVPASQPTVQLVLQGSLPLAGCGLAQSLAPVPTALATATEPGSQATNSEERMATPKPGLEKTKKEEYMKKLHMQERAVEEVKLAIKPFYQRREVSKDEYKDILRKAVQKICHSKSGEINPVKVANLVKAYVDKYRHMRKHKKAEASAEPPAQGTEA; this comes from the exons ATGGATGACGATGCCCACGATGAGCTTGTGAGCCGGAGCCCGGGGCCAGATGGACGCTCAGCAGGCATCcccgtggagctgccaggagacaCTG AGGGAAGCAGTGAGGACTCTGAGGAAGACTCGGGCAGTGACCATGAAGACACCTCTGGCAGGGAGGACGGAGACCAATATG GTTTCGAAGAGTCTGAAGATGATGCGGATGCGCTCATGGCACAGGCCGAGGTGCAGGGGGCACTGCCCGGTGCTGGAGTGTTCACTTCAGACGACGAGGCCGAGAGCTGCCCCATCTGTCTCAATGCCTTCAGAGACCAGGCCGTGGGCACGCCTGAGAGCTGTGCCCACTACTTCTGCCTGGACTGCATCGTTGAGTGGGCCAAG AATGCCAACTCTTGTCCTGTGGATCGTACGACATTCAAGTGTATCTGCATCCGAGCGCAGTTTGGTGGCAGAATCTTGAAGAAG ATTCCTGTGGCTGACCCAGGTGCCCAGGAGGATGAAGAGGATCCGACCTTCTGTGAGGTGTGCGGCAGGAGTGACCGTGAGGACAGGCTGCTGCTGTGTGATGGCTGCGACTCTGG GTACCACATGGAGTGCCTGGAGCCGCCTCTGCAGGAGGTGCCGGTGGATGAATGGTTCTGCCCGGAGTGTGCTGCCCCTGGCGCAGCCCAAGCCGCTG ATGCCAGTGGCGTGAGTGAAGAAGAGGTCTCCATGCTCCTGGCCGACGTGGTGCCTACCACCAGCAGGCTGCGGCCTCGGACTGGCAGGACCCGTGCCATTGCCAGAACACGCCAAAGCGAGCGAGTGAGAGCCACTGTGAACCGGAACCGCATCTCCACGGCCAGCAGGGTCCAG CACGTGCCAAGGCATCTCGTGTCGTCTCTGCTGGAGGAGACCATCGAGGCGGTGGCTCGGGGTCTGAGCACCGCCGTGTACCAGCGCCCCCTGACACCGCGAGCCCCTGCCAAACGGAAGCGGCCAACAG GAAGACGGAAGAAGGTGCCGGCTAGACGCAAGACCCAGTCCCGGGCATCAGGGAAGAGCAGGGGCAAGAAGCGCCAGCATCGCGGGAagaagagaggaggcaagacccCCAAG AGGAACATTGCCCCGCGCTCCCGGATCGCCCGGACGCTGGGCCTGCGCAGGCCAGCTCGAGGCAGCTGCACACCGGGGCTACACCGGCCTCTGGAGCCCTCATTGGGTCTGATGCGAGCGGACATCGGAGCGGCCCCCCTTTCTGTGTTTGGGGACCCCTACGAGCTGGACCCCTTCGACAG TGGCGACGAGCTGCCTGTAAGTCCCCCCTCACCTCTGAGTGCCAAGCGGAGGGCTCTGTCACGCTCTGCCCTGCGGTCACACCAGCCTGTGGCCAGGCCTGTGTCTCTGGGCTCCTccag GAGGCCTCTCCCTTTGGGGCCAGCAGAGCCAGCGGCGGAGCACGCACCCACCCCCGACCTCGTGGGCAGCATCCTGTCGGGCCAGAGCTTGCTGATGCTCAACAGCTCGGACGTCCTCATCCACCGCGATGGCTCGCTCAGTGCCAGGAGCACAG CCCCAGTGTCCTTGCAGCGGAACCCGGCCAGTCCATTCAGGCCAGAGGAAGTGGCCAGGCCTTATAGCAACCTGCAACCCAGAGCACCCCTGCCAGGGGCCCCAGCTGGCCACCTCTCAGGAAGCAGGCCACAGAGCCTAGGGGTGAGCGGTCCAGGCCAGCCGGCCCTGCCCCGCAACCCACTCCACACGGGGCCTCCTGGGAGGCCGGGCTCATCTGCCGTCCTTGGGTCAGGGCTGGGCTCGAAGCCGTCTGGCGGCTCCCGCAAATCCACATTGGCCCTAGGGCTGGGGATCCCAAAGCCCTCCCACAGCCCTGGCAGCACTGCCCTGGGGAGAACCAGCATTGCACAACTACCCAGGATCCCAAAGATCAGACAGGATGGTGGCACACACAGCCAAGACGTTGCCCCGGCCCGAGGGCAGGGCAGTCAGCTCCCTAGTGCCTGCATCAGCCGGCTGACAGGCAAGGAGggccctgggcagccagggcagggtgcccGGAGGGAAGGGGAGCCCAGCAACAGGGGCCCCCAGGAGCCTAGCTCCCACCCAGGGAGCTCCCgggccccagcccccagctcccactGCAGCCTGCCCCCACTGGGGCCCTCAAGGGGGAAGGGTGTCGGCTCCACCTTCGAGAGCTTCAGGGTCAACATCCCTGGGAACACGGCTCCCACCGGCCGCCTGGCCAGCCCCGGCTTCTGTAACACGTTCCGGCCCGTAGACAGCAAggtgcagaggaaggagaattCCTCCCCACTCTTCTCCATCAAGAAGACCAAGCAGCTCAAGAGCGAAATCTACGACCCCTTTGAGCCCACGGGCTCCGACTCAAGCCCCCCCAGCAGCAGCCCCGAGAGCCTGGGTTCCGGGCTGCTGCCCTCAGAGATCACACGCACCATCTCCGTGCGCAGCCCCAAGGCACCCCCACTGCAGGCCGTGCGCTGTGTCACCTCCTACACGGTTGAGGGCATCTTTGAGGCTGAGGCCTCCCGTgggccctgccccagcacacTCCAGCTCAGGGCCCAGGGAGCCAAGGAGGAGGGGAGGCCCATGGGGAGCCTGACCTCCCCGGCCCCGGAGCCCTGGGACGAGGACACCTTCTTCAGCTCTGAGGAGCGAATGGTGACCCGTGTGACCATCCTGGAGCCAGATGGCCCACCCAGCCCTGACATGCCACAGGAGACCACCCACCGGGTGGTGGAGCTGCAGTCTTCGTCCCGCTCAGTATCGCGGTCACGGTCCCGGTCCAGCTCCCGCAGCAGGAGGAAGGCCAAAAAGAAGCGGGTGGTCAGGGAGCACCGGAGGACGCGTTCCAGGACCCACTCAGGCTCTCGAGACAGGAGTGAACACTCCACTTCGCCAGCAGCCACTGACAGCCCCCCCAGGAGGCGCCGcgccaaggccaggagccggaGGTCTTCCAGCGAGCGCTCCAGCAGCCACGAGAGGACCAGGAAGAAGAAGGCCAAAGGCAAGGATCGCAGGAGGGATGGCCGGGGCCAGAGGCGGACCCGGTCACGCTCGGGGAGCCCCCATAGCTCCTCATATGAGCACCGTGACAGCCGCAGGAAGAAGCGGCGGCGGTCAGAATCCAGGTCCCGGAGTGGGGACTACTCccctgccagcagcctggagagGGGCCGCAGGCACAAGCGCCAGCGGGAGCGGAGCCGGGAGAGGCCCGACAGGAGGGACAGCAGTGCCCGGCCTCGGGAGCGGAGGAAGCAGAGGTCACGCTCCCCGAGCTCAGAGCACCGGGTGCGGGAGCCTCAGCCGCAGAGTTCCCAGGAGAAGCGGCCCCTGGCCCCTGAGAAGGTGGCCATGACAGAAGCCACAACAGCACCTCCACCCCTGGGGGAGCCCCCAGCtggcctgccagcaccagcaggtACCACCTCCCCGGGGGCTATGGACTGCAGGGCGGTCGTGCAGGAGCCCCCTGCACTGAGCGTGTCGGCCGAGGTCCCAGCTGACGACCTGGACTACGGGGACTCGGTGGAGGCAGGCCACGTCTTCGAGGACTTCTGCAGCGACGCCATCATCACCCAGCTGGACGACATGAGCTCACCACCCTCTCCCGAGAGCACGGACTCCTCCCCAGAGCGAGATTTCCTCCCAAAGCCCGCACCAGCCCCAGCCACCTGGCCACTTGGCACTAGCCTGCCCACAGCCAGCACCCAGGGTGAGGTGTCACTGACTCACAGGGAGGGAACCTCGCAgctcccactcccagcccagggcGCCCCCGAACAGCGCACACTTGGACAGGACCCCCTTGGCATGGTGTCTGTGGACAAGGGGGCTGACTCGGTAGCAAGTGGGAAGGCTCACGAGGTGCCTGGGCCCGAGCAGGCCTGGCAGGCGCCCCTGCTGCGCTCCCGGGCCCTGGTGAAGCGGGTCACCTGGAACCTGCAGGAGCCGGCAGGCAGCGCTGCAGCCGACAGGGCCTCCA GGGCCCCACTTCACAGGCCCCAGAGGTCCCGAGAGGGAGCCTGGGACACGGAGAACGTCACTCCTGCTGCAGCAACCTTGGCACCACTTCCTGAGCTGCCTCCGCCCAGCCATGCTCTTCCGGAACCTGTGTTCCTGGGTGCAGACCCCTCTCAG GTTTACAGTCCCTAtgtgcctccagccctggctccaccTGCCAACCTCCCCCCATacgtgccagccagccagcctacAGTCCAGTTGGTCCTGCAGGGGAGCCTTCCACTGGCAGGCTGCGGGTTGGCACAGAGCCTAGCTCCAGTGCCCACTGCCTTGGCCACAGCCACAGAACCAGGCAGCCAAGCCACCAACTCAGAGGAGAGGATGGCCACGCCCAAGCCAGGCCTGGAAAAGACCAAGAAGGAAGAG TACATGAAGAAGCTGCACATGCAGGAGCGGGCAGTGGAGGAGGTAAAGCTGGCCATCAAGCCCTTCTACCAAAGGAGGGAGGTGAGCAAAGATGAGTACAAGGACATCCTGCGGAAGGCTGTGCAGAAG ATCTGCCACAGCAAGAGCGGCGAGATCAATCCTGTGAAGGTGGCCAACCTGGTGAAGGCGTACGTGGACAAGTACCGGCACATGCGCAAGCACAAGAAGGCAGAGGCCAGCGCTGAGCCACCTGCACAGGGCACCGAAGCCTGA